The DNA sequence TAGAATAGCAGAATGATGATCTGAATGTGATTTATagagtttggtttgaaactgTGACCTGAGGATCTTTGCACTACACAAAAATATTCCCTAGTCCCTTCCATTATTGGATACTCATGATAAAttatcaaagaaaaaataaaatgaatgacTACACTTTTAAATGAATATGATTTATGTAGCTTATTACCTGGAAGCTTCAAGTTATCATGTAGAAATGAGTATAGCCTCTTCTTCCACCGACTTGATGAACGTGGAAGACGAAATTTCTGCATAAGTTGAAatcaagtaaaaattaaaattaagtacCATGTCGATATTCTTTATTACATATTACTAAATTGATTTTAccagatcatcatcatcatcttcattgtCAAATCCATCCTTCACTGGTGGCTTTGGTTTGACAGCAACAATTAGGCAATCTAACATAAACGAATTGCCAACAAATCACACCTCTGTAAGAAAATTAACCATCAATGcataacaaaataagagaaaaacaCTATGACCCCAAGATCAGAAcgtattttgaattttattaaccATGGAATTAAGTTACGGAGAGCACAATTTAAACCAATGGTAAACTGATGCTTTACATGGAACATAGGTGATTTCTTCACTAAATTAATCACAAATGAAATACTGGTTACAAGAGTGGAAGTGCTGTAATATTGATGGGGGAATGTGATAGGATATTCTCAGaagaaggagagaaaaaaaaaagatagtgcAATCCATCCATTGAAAACAAAACTAACTCTATAATCATACCTCCATCATTGAGTTGTACTTGtacatcattttcatttttcacatCACATAATGCATTTCCACGTAGAATAAGACGCAAGTTCTCAGTTGGTAAATTATCATTGCTGGCGATTAATTGTCTCAAATCACGCACCTGTACTTGATATAGAAGAAACATAAATAGTAATCACATCAATACTTAAAGGAATGACGTTCACGCTAATtgcttaaaaaagaaaaacaaataaaagtatGAAACTCTCATTATTCTTCCTGAAAGAAAGCCATGTCCAAATAAACTTCATCTGAATTTTCTTCCCCAACGAAACAGTTTAGCAAAACAATTTAGGGATTTACAGTAAAACTGTAGGATATTTTAATCCCGAAAGCTCCAGAATTCGCTGGCTATTGAATGAACTCGGCCAAAGGCTTTTCTCTGTAGTCAGGAACTCAAGCAAGATTGCAAAGCAATTGGCACAACTTTTGATCATGGTGCCAGTGCCACAAACGCACTTTGATATCATTTTCTTCAGCTATAATTTCTGGTGGAGAATTCATATTTTCACACACACATTCTGAATTCTAGAATATATGCTGCCACTTCAACTAACCATGTCCCTAACTAAGTAACTATTAAGTATTAATGCCTGTTAGTGTTCATCcgccaagtttttttttttttttggccatCTACACTATTACTGTTGTAGCCCACTAGACATGTGATTACTCTTCTATGTTTAGTTCACAATGCCCCAGCAAAAAAGAtagggaaaattttgaaaattaagattaaacacCAAAGGAGCCATCTCGTATCATACCATATCATATAGCAGCCACTTCCTAAGTCCTACTTCAAACgaacatcaattttttttttttaattttttccaaatTAACTTAAACCACTTGTGTATTGTGCATGTCTATAGTCATAATCCTCGGAATTTCACAGATCACGCACAATCATGAAAACAAAAAGTACAATTCTCCCTACAATCATGCGTAACTGACAACAAACGTTACaagaaaaaaaccctagaaatttgaAATTGGAGTGAGAAGACTGTTGTACCTTGATGGAAGATGGAACGAGAAGGCGAGAGGGGCGAGCGGGACCAATAGTCTTGAGGACAACTTCAACCTTTTTAACGTTAGGGTTTGAATCTTCTACAATATTATGCCGATCCATTTTCTTCTCCCTGTAATAGTTaatatcttcttcttctaatggtcgatcatctctctctctctctctcggtgGCTCCGGCAACCCAAAGCAGCACGTGAACGAACTTCGATGGAGGATGCAGACGTGCACTcttagatgttttttttttgggtatttgcagtcttttttttttggtcaggggTATTTGCAGTCTTAGATGTTACGTCAGATCACATCACGCAAAGCAAGCTCGTCTCAATAGCCCAACTTCGAAGACTTAAAACTTGATAAGCCCATTCTCAGATTATTGTTTTTGCGCTTGATATGGGACTCGAGATAAAACAGAAAGCCACCGAATTTCTACGCTCTTGAGGTCCACAAAATTTAAGTGTGTTTGGATTAATCTTTGTAAATGGATGTTAATATacatgtatttttataaaattaatttcgataaaaattatattgataccAATATAATTTgtgtttggatatttttttgtcaaatatgtttttgaaaaaataaattatgtttggATTATATTGAGTAAAATTACATTAGAATGTAAGAttattaaggtttaattattctgtcacTCTTTATaatattactaaatttttaattaaatttttatatatattttttaattagatctctatAGACTTTGTAAGTAAGTTCCTACTCTATAAGAAtagacaaaataattaaaccaattatTAAAAACgacataatttatattattttttatattatttatgcaaaagataaatattattaattataaattttaaaaatgtaaatattattatatgatctaaaaaacaaaaaatttaaatatatgtaaCTATGagaaaatgtaaaataaatatgACATTATGTGTTGTGCAAATTAGCATATATGATAAGGTAAttaggaaaataattttttgtgtgtATTGTAGTAGTTCaaatatgtatataaaataaTGTGCAAATTAAAATGCCTAGTAGTTTTCAT is a window from the Arachis hypogaea cultivar Tifrunner chromosome 1, arahy.Tifrunner.gnm2.J5K5, whole genome shotgun sequence genome containing:
- the LOC112801188 gene encoding uncharacterized protein — its product is MDRHNIVEDSNPNVKKVEVVLKTIGPARPSRLLVPSSIKVRDLRQLIASNDNLPTENLRLILRGNALCDVKNENDVQVQLNDGDCLIVAVKPKPPVKDGFDNEDDDDDLKFRLPRSSSRWKKRLYSFLHDNLKLPDIILMVIFNLTLKAWMIIIMWFILAPVAHRWDLGPLYILATGFCLILFNLGKRQAGDISAYSIFNEDFRELPGTLNADRLDRDIRAGQF